The genomic DNA TCTCACCGGGGAGTACCACTGCCTTTACCGCGTTCGCCAGCTCGTTGACGTTAAGGACCGGCACTCCCTGCAAACCGGCCACCCGGTTAAGGTTGAAATCGTTGGTGACGATGGCACAGCCCAGCTTCTGAGCCAACCGCACCAGCTTCTCATCCACCTGACGTGCCTCCTCCACGTCGAGGTCCAGGATGCGCACCGGCACGATCGACTCCTTCTGCATGCGATTGAGCATATCCAACCCACGACGGCCACGGTTTCGGCGCAGGGGGTCGGGCGAATCGGCGATATACTGCAGCTCGTTCAACACAAAACGAGGGACGATGATCGGCCCTGGAAGAAAGCCAGTGTGGCTGATATCCGCGATACGGCCGTCAATAATCACACTGGTATCTAAGAGCACCGGCGTCTCTCCAGACCCCCTCACCATCTCTTCCCCCCTGAAGCTGCCCCAACGAGGCCCTAAGAGCGCGAAGATCTCCCTTTGGCGTACTACCATGACGGTGATCCCAAGATAACCGAAAATGATCGCGCCGAGCATCGGCAAGACCTTGCCAAAAGGGGGAGGAAGCAACGAGAGGGGCCAGGCCAGCAAGGCAGCAATAACCAAGCCAACACTCAAGCCAATTGTGCCGGCTA from Anaerolineae bacterium includes the following:
- a CDS encoding TRAM domain-containing protein, with translation MSARLFFRIIGLIVFGLIGWQVGVVFTGSSSFSLESARWIIPLTAFGALIGALIAPWLTLEPAAFAMRVIRQLPPQQILAGTIGLSVGLVIAALLAWPLSLLPPPFGKVLPMLGAIIFGYLGITVMVVRQREIFALLGPRWGSFRGEEMVRGSGETPVLLDTSVIIDGRIADISHTGFLPGPIIVPRFVLNELQYIADSPDPLRRNRGRRGLDMLNRMQKESIVPVRILDLDVEEARQVDEKLVRLAQKLGCAIVTNDFNLNRVAGLQGVPVLNVNELANAVKAVVLPGETMRVHIIQEGKEVGQGVGYLDDGTMVVVENGRHFINHEIEVLVTKVLQTNAGRMIFAQPEPNGRDLEEGRKT